From a single Candidatus Methylacidiphilales bacterium genomic region:
- a CDS encoding DUF456 domain-containing protein, whose product MELLVWILVVAAMVVGLAGVVLPVLPGQILIWGAAILHKIYFPDVLSWWTIALMGVAVLVGTVIEWASGVAGVKWFGGTKWGMAGAVIGGLVGLFFGLLPGLLIGPLIGAVIAEMIFARRTLKDSSKAGLGVAAGLAVSTVAKLALALLMIAAFFADALLF is encoded by the coding sequence ATGGAACTTTTAGTCTGGATTCTGGTTGTGGCGGCCATGGTGGTGGGATTGGCCGGGGTGGTGTTGCCGGTGCTTCCGGGTCAGATACTGATTTGGGGGGCGGCGATCCTGCACAAAATTTATTTCCCGGACGTGTTGTCGTGGTGGACCATTGCCCTGATGGGTGTGGCCGTTTTGGTGGGCACGGTCATCGAGTGGGCCTCGGGGGTGGCGGGGGTGAAGTGGTTCGGCGGGACCAAGTGGGGGATGGCCGGGGCGGTGATTGGCGGCCTGGTCGGTTTGTTTTTCGGCCTGCTCCCCGGATTGCTCATCGGCCCGCTGATCGGGGCGGTGATTGCGGAAATGATCTTCGCACGACGGACCTTGAAGGATTCGTCCAAGGCCGGTCTCGGCGTGGCAGCGGGCTTGGCCGTATCGACCGTGGCCAAGCTCGCGCTGGCTCTCCTGATGATCGCGGCTTTCTTTGCCGATGCCCTGCTTTTTTGA
- the yidC gene encoding membrane protein insertase YidC, translating to MDRTSWIAVIICFLLLLGWGPLVNHFYPNRPGPALTGNQTASPPDASGLNPGSPSNPAIPNAPAPAAASAQTPALLEAVTPPRSEAGNEQRLLLENDLVRVEFSSLGGAIRTVSLKEHRADGENPVVLNGAAQLPLLNLRGWDPQHDLSLYTVDSADAQQITFSRQVQPGVILTRTYKLGPDYRIDLSQTVFNRSPNPLVLPPYTLDLGTATSVYQTSAERPYVGVSWHTPEGGYTKHKVPEFDGFHLLGIQMSQGKSIIESKPGQAIQWASLKSQFFAVIVDCIDFNASHVSATRRLFPELRPKNEAVPDGLVGELTIPGIQAAAGASYKQDFLVYAGPKEDRRLRTLPDRMDEVMEFGWMAWISRPLLTFMNLVHSFVGNYGLTIIILTVLIKAVLWWPQGQANKSMKRMQTVAPLIKELQDKYKDNPTKLNEEMLKVYQDYGVNPLGGCLPMLLQFPVFLGFYYMLLSATELRHAGFLWIHDLSKPDTIFHLPIPGLELPVNPMPLVMAATMYWSMQITPQPQGVDNPSMKILKFMPLIFLLFCYNFSSALSLYWTVQNLLSIVQIKVNMSQAAPTLEALKVEAQQRRKARKARGKFGL from the coding sequence ATGGACCGTACAAGTTGGATCGCTGTCATCATCTGTTTCCTGCTCCTCTTGGGCTGGGGACCGCTGGTCAATCATTTCTACCCCAACCGGCCAGGGCCCGCGCTCACCGGCAACCAGACTGCATCCCCCCCCGATGCCTCCGGTCTCAATCCAGGCAGCCCCAGCAACCCGGCCATCCCAAACGCCCCAGCCCCCGCTGCTGCTTCGGCCCAAACCCCCGCTTTGCTCGAAGCGGTCACCCCGCCCCGCAGTGAAGCCGGTAACGAACAACGGCTCCTCTTGGAAAACGATCTCGTCCGGGTGGAATTCTCCTCCCTCGGCGGCGCCATCCGCACCGTCTCCCTCAAAGAACACCGGGCTGATGGGGAAAACCCCGTCGTGCTCAACGGCGCGGCCCAACTCCCCCTGCTCAACCTTCGCGGCTGGGACCCCCAGCACGATCTCAGCCTCTACACCGTCGACAGCGCCGACGCCCAACAGATCACCTTTTCCCGCCAAGTCCAACCCGGCGTCATCCTGACCCGCACCTACAAACTCGGACCCGATTACCGCATCGATCTTTCACAAACGGTCTTCAACCGTTCCCCCAACCCCCTCGTCCTACCGCCATATACCCTCGATTTGGGCACCGCCACGTCTGTCTACCAAACATCGGCGGAACGCCCGTATGTCGGCGTCTCCTGGCACACCCCGGAAGGCGGCTACACCAAACACAAAGTCCCCGAATTCGACGGATTCCACCTGCTCGGCATCCAGATGAGCCAGGGCAAAAGCATCATCGAAAGCAAACCCGGCCAGGCCATCCAGTGGGCCTCGCTCAAAAGTCAGTTCTTTGCCGTCATCGTTGACTGCATCGACTTCAACGCCTCCCACGTCTCCGCCACCCGCAGGCTTTTCCCGGAGTTGCGTCCCAAAAATGAAGCCGTGCCCGACGGGCTGGTCGGGGAGTTGACCATCCCGGGTATCCAGGCCGCCGCCGGGGCCTCCTACAAACAGGATTTTCTCGTCTACGCCGGCCCGAAGGAAGACCGCCGCCTTCGCACCCTGCCCGACCGCATGGACGAGGTGATGGAATTCGGCTGGATGGCCTGGATCAGCCGCCCGCTCCTCACCTTCATGAATCTCGTCCACAGCTTCGTGGGCAATTACGGTCTCACCATCATCATCCTCACCGTCCTGATCAAGGCGGTCCTCTGGTGGCCCCAGGGACAGGCCAACAAAAGCATGAAGCGCATGCAGACGGTGGCCCCCCTGATCAAGGAATTGCAGGACAAATACAAGGACAACCCGACCAAGCTCAACGAGGAGATGCTCAAGGTTTACCAGGATTACGGGGTCAACCCCCTCGGCGGCTGCCTGCCCATGCTCCTCCAGTTCCCCGTCTTCCTCGGCTTTTACTACATGTTGCTCAGCGCCACGGAACTGCGCCACGCCGGTTTCCTCTGGATCCACGACCTCTCCAAGCCCGATACCATCTTCCACCTCCCCATCCCGGGCCTGGAACTCCCGGTCAACCCCATGCCCCTGGTCATGGCCGCCACCATGTATTGGAGCATGCAGATCACCCCGCAACCCCAGGGTGTCGACAATCCCTCCATGAAAATCCTGAAGTTCATGCCGTTGATCTTCCTCCTCTTCTGTTATAACTTCAGTTCGGCACTCTCCCTCTATTGGACGGTGCAGAACCTCCTTTCCATCGTGCAAATCAAGGTCAACATGTCCCAGGCAGCCCCGACCCTCGAGGCCCTCAAAGTCGAGGCCCAGCAACGACGCAAGGCCCGAAAAGCCCGGGGCAAATTCGGACTTTGA
- a CDS encoding PEP-CTERM sorting domain-containing protein translates to MKKILLSMMALGLNLSAQAQVVFSDNMGGTFSTNWTSQSTVTGTASFSSGVLLVDNAGVSGQTWAYTSTSTYSSPYNTTLTNNSNNVQWAINMRTLTTDPSSTNRMAFVLAADSSNFSTASGYAVRVGGNSPSTDPFELIYFTGGVNGTTTAIASGASFTANQYGNLRVVFNPLTDAWSLFGSTGSSWSDPLLETTQLGATTVNNTGVGATLGFSGVWSLHTTGAAQDRSFDNLTVTVVPEPSTFALVAGGLVGLAALRRFRGKKA, encoded by the coding sequence ATGAAAAAAATATTACTCAGCATGATGGCTCTTGGACTAAATCTTTCTGCCCAAGCGCAGGTTGTCTTTTCGGACAATATGGGAGGAACATTTTCAACTAATTGGACGTCCCAATCTACCGTAACAGGAACGGCATCATTTAGCAGTGGCGTGCTGCTAGTTGATAATGCTGGCGTGTCCGGCCAAACATGGGCATACACTTCAACCTCCACATATTCCTCTCCATATAACACTACACTTACAAATAATTCTAACAATGTTCAGTGGGCAATCAACATGCGGACATTGACCACAGACCCTTCAAGCACTAATAGGATGGCATTTGTATTGGCAGCTGATTCATCCAACTTTTCTACGGCTAGTGGCTATGCCGTTCGTGTAGGCGGTAATTCTCCATCTACAGATCCTTTCGAGTTGATTTACTTTACTGGAGGAGTTAACGGTACAACCACTGCAATTGCTTCTGGAGCGTCTTTTACTGCAAACCAATACGGAAACCTTCGCGTGGTCTTTAATCCTCTGACGGATGCGTGGTCTTTGTTCGGTTCCACCGGATCTAGTTGGAGCGACCCCTTGCTCGAGACCACCCAACTCGGCGCAACTACGGTCAATAATACTGGCGTAGGCGCAACTCTCGGTTTTTCGGGTGTTTGGTCGCTACATACAACTGGAGCTGCACAGGATAGATCTTTTGATAATTTGACTGTTACTGTCGTCCCCGAACCGTCCACCTTCGCCCTCGTGGCCGGTGGCTTGGTCGGTCTGGCGGCCCTCCGCCGCTTCCGCGGCAAGAAAGCCTGA
- a CDS encoding metallophosphoesterase yields MSLSSWLTFLSVVLSLLSLIHTFIAVHLWSLLPGGWPRFLLIPLFLFLGTAYVAGRALETHAPSLSTPLLHLGSWWLGAMTYLFLGCVVADVFLLTFRFLPGYAPDLLPTGRIYFITLGLLTAAVLFVGHLNVLFPAVRSVSLPRSSTSSFHSSIPPSSPLRLAVASDLHLCALVSPERLNRVVDQINELKPDLILLPGDVIDEDLFHTPRGIAFAGLLKQLRAPLGVIAVTGNHEWISGADRAVAWLESCGITVLRDQAVDLGPVVVAGREDIAGPRFGAGAGMSLAGILRGTDRSKPLIVLDHQPVRIPEAVEAGADLLLCGHTHHGQFWPFQWITQRLFPVSHGLRAFGQTQVYVSCGAGAWGPQVRTSSRSEIVLIEWDK; encoded by the coding sequence ATGTCCTTGTCCTCCTGGCTGACCTTTCTCAGCGTTGTCCTCTCCCTCCTGTCCCTGATTCACACCTTCATCGCTGTCCACCTCTGGTCCCTGCTCCCCGGTGGCTGGCCTCGTTTCCTCCTCATCCCGCTCTTTCTCTTCCTCGGGACCGCCTATGTGGCCGGGCGGGCATTGGAAACCCACGCCCCCTCGTTGTCCACACCCTTGCTTCACCTCGGCTCGTGGTGGCTCGGTGCCATGACGTATCTCTTCCTCGGCTGTGTGGTCGCGGACGTTTTCCTTCTGACTTTCCGCTTCCTGCCCGGTTACGCTCCCGACCTCCTCCCTACTGGACGGATCTATTTCATCACCCTCGGCCTGCTCACCGCCGCCGTCCTTTTCGTCGGCCACCTGAATGTCCTGTTCCCCGCCGTCCGCTCCGTGTCCCTCCCCCGCTCTTCCACTTCTTCTTTCCATTCGTCTATTCCTCCATCCAGTCCCCTCCGCTTGGCCGTCGCCTCCGACCTCCACCTCTGCGCCCTGGTCTCCCCGGAACGCCTGAACCGCGTCGTCGATCAAATCAACGAACTGAAACCGGATCTGATCCTTCTTCCTGGCGACGTGATCGATGAAGACCTCTTCCACACACCGCGCGGCATCGCTTTTGCCGGCCTCTTGAAACAGTTGCGCGCCCCCCTTGGGGTCATCGCCGTCACCGGCAATCACGAGTGGATTTCCGGGGCCGACCGGGCGGTGGCCTGGCTTGAATCCTGTGGCATCACCGTTTTGCGAGACCAAGCGGTCGACCTCGGCCCAGTCGTGGTGGCGGGCCGCGAAGACATCGCCGGACCGCGCTTCGGCGCCGGTGCCGGCATGTCTCTGGCCGGGATCCTGCGCGGCACGGATCGTTCCAAGCCCCTGATCGTCCTCGATCACCAACCCGTGCGCATTCCTGAGGCGGTGGAGGCCGGAGCCGACCTGTTGCTCTGCGGCCATACCCACCACGGCCAGTTCTGGCCCTTCCAATGGATCACCCAACGTCTCTTTCCCGTCAGTCACGGACTGCGGGCTTTCGGCCAAACCCAGGTTTACGTCTCCTGTGGCGCTGGCGCCTGGGGTCCGCAGGTCCGCACCAGCAGCCGAAGCGAAATCGTGTTGATCGAATGGGACAAGTGA
- a CDS encoding O-antigen ligase family protein, with product MNAPTAILSGREPFLRLTLGAFGTALTAAILSVSVLHWGGVYPAIGTWLQMAGGALWAVVAAICALNFTQRKASGDPIDLAVFLFLAYAGWRYTTTPVEYPARLEWLWILTYAAIFLFVRYGMPNRHWAMALIGLLVAVALASCIYALINRNNPTHLIWGLPRPNYQERVSGTFGCPNHFANLMVMAALCCLFIGSYSRLPWPLRIFLYYLAALLTTGLYFSISRGGYLAWVTGMGVVAWFLFRKAEIRWWWKLTAAITVAAGAVVVVIKNPFVMERIDGMVRGDIRQLLAEVSLHIWQMAPWWGHGVGGYDFLYLRHHGLVLQTRALYAHCDYFNTLVDYGAVGLGLILVFLTCVIVELRRKSRTGTHERDLLLVRLGWAALAAMAIHSVFDFSLHIPACAVAFFIILAAAVMRTHHEEKHLPSVRLPRLALVLAALAALAASGYTTATAWQTGRALRLVPTKEKDFTPLADADLRRLGEQLYALDPNAYPQLERIGDAYRVRAAKLGSELSQSPGSLELLRAREDLGKRSLMYYQRAHQAAPLEDTLLVKQAMILDILQRSAEAELAFQKAISLQPHNRYFRFHYGLHLLESGDIGAALDQFRFSASMPLDPREDPALRQFALMTIQKLEKSLRR from the coding sequence GTGAACGCCCCGACGGCGATCCTCTCCGGGCGGGAGCCGTTCCTGCGTCTTACCCTGGGCGCTTTTGGGACGGCCCTGACGGCGGCCATACTCTCTGTTTCCGTTCTCCACTGGGGCGGGGTCTATCCGGCCATTGGCACCTGGTTGCAGATGGCGGGCGGCGCCCTCTGGGCAGTGGTGGCGGCCATCTGCGCGCTCAATTTCACCCAGCGTAAAGCTTCCGGTGATCCCATCGACCTCGCGGTCTTCCTCTTCCTGGCCTACGCCGGATGGCGCTACACCACCACTCCGGTGGAATACCCCGCGCGCCTCGAATGGCTCTGGATCTTGACCTATGCCGCCATCTTCCTCTTCGTCCGTTACGGGATGCCCAACCGGCACTGGGCCATGGCCCTGATCGGTCTCTTGGTGGCCGTCGCCCTGGCCAGTTGTATCTATGCCCTGATCAACCGCAACAACCCAACCCACCTCATCTGGGGTCTGCCACGGCCGAATTATCAAGAGCGCGTCTCCGGCACCTTTGGTTGCCCGAACCATTTCGCCAACCTCATGGTCATGGCCGCCCTCTGCTGCCTTTTCATCGGTTCCTATTCCCGCCTGCCCTGGCCCCTGCGCATCTTCCTCTATTACCTGGCCGCCCTGCTCACCACCGGACTCTACTTTTCCATTTCCCGCGGCGGCTACCTCGCCTGGGTCACCGGCATGGGCGTGGTCGCCTGGTTCCTCTTCCGCAAAGCGGAAATCCGCTGGTGGTGGAAACTCACCGCCGCCATCACCGTCGCTGCCGGTGCGGTGGTCGTGGTGATCAAAAACCCGTTCGTCATGGAACGGATCGACGGAATGGTCCGTGGAGATATTCGCCAACTATTGGCCGAGGTCAGCCTGCATATCTGGCAGATGGCTCCTTGGTGGGGCCACGGGGTCGGTGGTTACGACTTTCTTTATCTGCGCCACCACGGGCTGGTCTTGCAAACACGCGCCCTCTACGCCCACTGCGATTACTTCAACACGCTGGTGGACTACGGAGCCGTCGGGCTCGGCTTGATCCTGGTTTTCCTCACCTGCGTCATCGTCGAACTGCGCCGCAAATCCCGCACCGGCACGCACGAACGCGACCTCCTTCTGGTCCGCCTGGGCTGGGCCGCACTGGCGGCCATGGCCATCCACTCGGTCTTTGATTTCAGCCTCCACATCCCTGCCTGCGCCGTGGCCTTTTTTATTATTCTGGCCGCTGCCGTCATGCGCACCCACCACGAAGAAAAACACCTTCCATCCGTGCGACTTCCCCGTCTGGCCTTGGTCTTGGCCGCACTCGCCGCGCTCGCCGCCAGCGGCTACACCACGGCAACCGCCTGGCAAACCGGACGGGCCCTCCGCCTCGTCCCCACCAAGGAAAAGGATTTCACCCCCCTGGCAGACGCCGACCTCCGGCGTCTGGGCGAGCAACTCTACGCTCTGGACCCGAATGCCTACCCGCAGCTGGAGCGGATCGGCGATGCTTACCGTGTGCGCGCGGCCAAGCTGGGGAGCGAATTGAGCCAAAGTCCCGGTTCCCTAGAACTTCTGCGGGCAAGGGAAGATCTGGGCAAACGATCCCTCATGTACTACCAAAGGGCCCACCAAGCCGCCCCCTTGGAGGACACCCTTCTGGTCAAACAGGCCATGATCCTCGACATCCTGCAACGCAGCGCCGAAGCCGAGCTGGCTTTCCAAAAAGCCATTAGTCTGCAGCCCCACAATCGTTACTTCCGCTTCCACTACGGCCTGCACCTTTTGGAAAGCGGCGACATTGGTGCTGCACTTGATCAATTTCGCTTCTCCGCCTCCATGCCCCTCGATCCGCGCGAAGATCCCGCCCTGCGACAGTTCGCCCTCATGACCATCCAGAAACTCGAAAAATCCCTCCGTCGCTAA
- the rpmH gene encoding 50S ribosomal protein L34 gives MQPTYRPSKRTRKRQHGFLAKTRTKRGRATLSRRRKAGRKRLLPKGVERKFARHTQA, from the coding sequence ATGCAACCGACCTACCGCCCGTCCAAACGCACCCGCAAGCGCCAGCACGGATTCCTCGCCAAAACCCGCACCAAGCGCGGACGCGCCACCCTTTCACGCCGTCGCAAAGCCGGACGCAAACGCCTCTTGCCCAAGGGCGTGGAGCGCAAATTTGCCCGCCACACCCAGGCTTGA
- the ndk gene encoding nucleoside-diphosphate kinase, translating into MEKTLILLKPDCLKNSHCGEVIGRFEKAGFAIRGCKMIRLTDAILAEHYAHVASKPFYPEIKNFMQSAPVIALILEGDKAVERIRELLGPTDSTKAAKGTIRGDLGKSVMVNVVHASDSPENAALEIQRFFLPAEVFAY; encoded by the coding sequence ATGGAAAAGACCCTCATCCTTTTGAAGCCCGATTGCCTGAAAAACAGCCACTGCGGCGAAGTCATCGGGCGCTTTGAAAAAGCCGGTTTCGCCATCCGCGGCTGCAAGATGATCCGCCTCACCGACGCCATCCTGGCCGAACACTACGCCCATGTGGCCTCCAAGCCGTTTTACCCCGAAATCAAGAACTTCATGCAGTCCGCCCCCGTCATCGCCCTCATCCTCGAAGGCGACAAAGCCGTCGAACGCATCCGCGAACTCCTCGGTCCCACCGACAGCACCAAGGCGGCCAAAGGCACCATCCGCGGCGACCTCGGCAAGAGCGTCATGGTCAACGTCGTCCACGCCTCCGACTCCCCGGAAAACGCCGCCCTGGAAATCCAGCGCTTCTTCCTGCCCGCCGAAGTCTTCGCCTATTGA
- a CDS encoding SprT family zinc-dependent metalloprotease, which yields MSSEQTHFLFQITNPTPQTAAEGCLPLSGRDFPVVFRRNPRARQYVMRLRTDGTVAVTLPGRGSKAEAWRFVRSRTGWIERQWSKLQARPVVPKTWPPGTEILLRGEAFPLEVVHEGGSHLLRIGSESIRLRQPGENLRTVAEALLRKLAARELPGRVDELAAREGVSIREVTVRNQSSRWGSCSVAGRISLNWRLIQMPPAVRDYIILHELMHRREMNHSARYWQEVARVCPDYPEHERWIKTHAARLGM from the coding sequence GTGTCGTCCGAGCAGACCCATTTCCTTTTTCAAATCACCAACCCCACCCCGCAAACCGCGGCGGAGGGTTGCCTCCCCCTCTCCGGGCGGGATTTCCCCGTCGTCTTCCGTCGCAACCCACGTGCCCGGCAATACGTCATGCGCCTGCGCACGGACGGCACCGTGGCCGTGACCTTGCCGGGTCGCGGATCAAAGGCGGAAGCCTGGCGATTCGTACGCAGCCGCACCGGCTGGATCGAGCGCCAATGGTCCAAGCTCCAAGCCCGCCCGGTCGTCCCCAAGACCTGGCCCCCTGGAACGGAAATCCTCCTCCGCGGCGAAGCCTTTCCCTTGGAAGTCGTGCATGAGGGCGGCAGCCACCTTCTGCGCATCGGCTCGGAATCCATCCGTCTGCGCCAGCCGGGCGAGAACCTTCGCACCGTGGCCGAGGCCCTGCTGCGCAAGCTGGCGGCCCGGGAGCTCCCGGGGCGGGTCGATGAACTGGCGGCACGCGAAGGGGTCTCGATCCGCGAGGTCACCGTGCGCAACCAGAGTTCCCGCTGGGGTTCCTGTTCGGTGGCCGGTCGTATCTCCCTGAACTGGCGCCTCATCCAGATGCCCCCGGCGGTCCGCGACTACATCATCCTGCACGAGTTGATGCACCGGCGCGAAATGAACCACTCCGCCCGTTACTGGCAGGAAGTGGCGCGCGTCTGCCCGGATTACCCGGAGCACGAACGCTGGATCAAAACCCACGCCGCACGCCTGGGCATGTAA
- a CDS encoding KH domain-containing protein encodes MQSGYSPRETLELMLGHLGFTFEIREEERPSGRTLHVFTRESARLIGRNGRVIDDLQYLLNRILTRDEEAAPRVIVDVENFRQQLVDHMLAEVREAAEQVRSSGQEVVLRPMNSFERRLVHNLFKDDPDVQSVSPQDDSRIKRITLRKRPASS; translated from the coding sequence ATGCAATCCGGATATTCCCCACGCGAAACACTCGAGCTCATGCTCGGTCACCTGGGTTTCACTTTCGAGATCCGGGAAGAGGAGCGCCCTTCGGGCCGCACCCTCCACGTCTTCACCCGTGAATCCGCCCGCCTCATCGGACGCAACGGCCGGGTCATCGACGACCTGCAATACCTCCTCAACCGCATCCTCACCCGCGACGAAGAAGCCGCCCCGCGGGTGATCGTCGACGTGGAAAACTTCCGCCAGCAACTGGTCGACCACATGCTGGCCGAGGTCCGTGAGGCTGCCGAACAGGTCCGCAGCAGCGGCCAGGAGGTCGTGTTGCGCCCGATGAATTCCTTCGAACGACGCCTGGTGCACAATCTCTTCAAGGACGACCCCGATGTTCAGTCGGTCAGTCCCCAGGACGATTCCCGCATCAAACGGATCACCTTGCGCAAACGCCCCGCTTCCTCCTAG
- a CDS encoding response regulator, with the protein MSLQVLLYEPDPGLGGLLESLIFHVAPEALLHQASSLFEAQRIAGAAKPDVLVLDLEAGQEAHDLLMDFRTYHPLARMLLLVPQNLPEGFENALRSGAVHFLPKPFTSEQAAVMLSWLLNPGSLAADSFYQAHLHHVSLLEVLQMKIQGGFTTQLEIVSSVGPRGRIILEQGKIVHAVAGSLQGETAFEEILCWRGGAITESPAPVPVFHSITIDSPSLLLDAARLLDQKMQSQAQASAEAVAGGNVAAAAFAERVVSLGGVDEEEQTRFLALPKILVVDDNPMILQCAEEMLVHTWPSHAIIGVETGAEGMECAQLYRPQVILLDYALPDFNGDAFAAKLRTDPELGGIPIVLMSGFPDQIRTASLNHPNIIGTLAKPFMMKELVQQVKKAMEFPPPPVHPEVRQSLRAAGGLTTRIMQRHLRQRPIGAATPHRSTVRISHLPERG; encoded by the coding sequence ATGTCGCTTCAGGTGCTCCTCTACGAGCCGGATCCGGGTCTGGGCGGGTTGCTGGAATCTCTCATCTTCCATGTCGCCCCGGAGGCGCTTTTGCACCAGGCCTCTTCGCTGTTTGAAGCCCAGCGCATTGCGGGCGCGGCCAAGCCGGATGTGTTGGTTCTGGACCTGGAGGCGGGCCAGGAAGCCCACGATCTGCTGATGGATTTCCGGACCTACCATCCCCTGGCCCGGATGTTGTTGTTGGTGCCGCAGAATCTTCCGGAGGGATTCGAAAACGCCCTCCGTTCTGGGGCCGTCCACTTCCTGCCCAAGCCCTTCACCTCGGAACAGGCGGCGGTCATGCTGTCCTGGTTGCTCAATCCCGGGAGTCTGGCCGCGGATTCGTTTTACCAAGCACACCTGCACCACGTCAGTTTGCTCGAGGTGCTGCAAATGAAGATCCAGGGGGGATTCACCACCCAATTGGAGATCGTCAGTTCGGTCGGTCCCCGGGGACGCATCATCCTCGAGCAGGGTAAAATTGTCCACGCGGTGGCGGGCTCGCTCCAAGGGGAAACGGCCTTCGAGGAAATTCTTTGCTGGCGCGGAGGGGCCATCACGGAGAGTCCCGCCCCGGTGCCCGTTTTCCATTCCATCACGATCGATAGCCCGTCTCTTCTCCTCGATGCTGCGCGTCTATTGGACCAAAAAATGCAATCCCAGGCCCAGGCTTCCGCCGAAGCCGTTGCCGGGGGGAACGTCGCCGCCGCGGCTTTCGCTGAACGGGTGGTGTCCCTCGGCGGGGTGGACGAGGAGGAACAAACCCGCTTCCTGGCCCTGCCGAAAATTCTGGTGGTCGATGACAACCCGATGATTCTGCAATGTGCCGAGGAAATGCTGGTGCACACCTGGCCTTCGCACGCGATCATCGGCGTGGAAACGGGGGCCGAGGGCATGGAGTGCGCGCAACTCTACCGTCCCCAGGTCATCCTGTTGGATTATGCCCTGCCGGACTTCAACGGGGACGCCTTCGCGGCCAAACTGCGCACCGATCCCGAGCTGGGGGGCATCCCGATTGTGTTGATGTCCGGCTTTCCCGACCAGATCCGGACCGCCTCCTTGAACCACCCCAACATCATCGGCACCCTGGCCAAGCCTTTTATGATGAAAGAGCTGGTGCAGCAGGTGAAAAAAGCCATGGAGTTTCCGCCACCACCAGTGCATCCGGAGGTTCGTCAAAGCTTGCGCGCGGCCGGCGGTCTGACCACGCGGATCATGCAGCGGCATTTGCGCCAGCGGCCGATCGGAGCCGCCACGCCCCACCGGTCGACCGTGCGCATCAGCCACCTTCCCGAGCGGGGCTGA
- the rnpA gene encoding ribonuclease P protein component encodes MPATPRLELGRDRILRQRQDFDRIRRDGQRVVGRFLVCNYLTDPAHPTRAAFVIGKACGGAVARNRLKRRLREIYRRFAQSHLIPGLQSVWIARQNAAPAEFAVLREELLRLYRKAGLTTGARDCGEP; translated from the coding sequence TTGCCCGCCACACCCAGGCTTGAACTGGGGCGGGATCGTATCCTGCGCCAGCGCCAAGATTTCGACCGTATCCGGCGGGACGGCCAGCGCGTCGTCGGCCGCTTTTTGGTCTGTAATTACCTGACCGACCCCGCGCATCCCACCCGGGCCGCCTTTGTCATCGGAAAAGCCTGCGGCGGCGCGGTCGCCCGCAACCGCCTCAAACGCCGACTGCGCGAAATTTATCGTCGCTTTGCCCAATCCCACCTCATCCCGGGATTGCAATCCGTATGGATCGCCCGGCAGAATGCGGCGCCCGCGGAATTCGCCGTCCTGCGGGAAGAACTGCTCCGGCTCTACCGCAAAGCGGGATTGACCACCGGGGCCCGTGACTGCGGGGAGCCCTGA
- a CDS encoding nitroreductase family protein has product MPELTVSEAILQRRSVKTFKSDPLPPDLLQRVIDLTLEAPSSFNLQPTRLVVIQSPEQKAALAAVAWGQKQITQAPVVFVFTVSIRGWESTMDQVLESAVKKGAWPEKLAEMIRTSAPGFQDALATHGLEREYAVKDALIAATTCALAAQSLGLGSCFMNGWDEAGVKKVLGVENDPDIAVALVLPVGYIEVAPGHPGRLPQSITVAHEKLA; this is encoded by the coding sequence ATGCCCGAACTCACCGTTTCCGAAGCCATCCTCCAACGCCGCTCCGTCAAGACCTTCAAGTCCGACCCCCTTCCCCCGGACCTGCTCCAGCGGGTCATTGACCTGACGCTCGAAGCGCCGAGCAGCTTCAATTTGCAACCCACCCGACTGGTGGTCATCCAGTCGCCGGAACAAAAAGCCGCCCTGGCCGCAGTCGCTTGGGGACAGAAACAAATCACCCAGGCCCCGGTGGTTTTTGTCTTCACCGTTTCCATCCGCGGCTGGGAGTCCACCATGGACCAAGTCCTGGAGTCCGCCGTCAAAAAGGGTGCCTGGCCGGAAAAACTGGCTGAGATGATCCGCACTTCGGCCCCTGGATTCCAAGATGCCCTGGCCACCCATGGCCTCGAACGCGAATACGCCGTCAAGGACGCCCTCATTGCCGCCACCACCTGTGCCCTGGCCGCCCAATCCCTCGGACTCGGCTCCTGTTTCATGAACGGCTGGGACGAGGCCGGCGTGAAAAAAGTTCTCGGCGTGGAAAACGACCCGGATATCGCGGTGGCTTTGGTCCTACCGGTTGGCTACATCGAGGTGGCTCCGGGCCATCCCGGACGCCTGCCCCAGTCCATCACCGTGGCCCACGAAAAACTGGCCTGA